In Denitratisoma sp. DHT3, one DNA window encodes the following:
- a CDS encoding protein adenylyltransferase SelO: MTSPAFFTFDNSYARDLAGFYVRWQPTPAPRPALICLNRPLAEELGADPAALAGPDGLAVLAGNTVPCGAEPLAQAYAGHQFGGFSPQLGDGRALLLGEVIDRHGRRRDIAFKGSGRTPFSRNGDGMCALGPALREYLIGEAMSALGIPTTRALAVVASGGVVRRERPLPGAVLTRVAASHVRVGTFEYFAAHHGPEAVKRLADYVIARHYPELAGHPAPYLALLEGAVERQAHLVARWLGVGFIHGVMNTDNMTLSGETIDYGPCAFMEAYDPAAVFSSIDHHGRYAYGNQPAIAQWNLARLAETLLPLIDADSDRAVEQASAAVSAFSERFEAHHLKIMRAKLGLDDTGRPEDDRALAEDFLALLHARQRDFTNAFRALHDLAVGVAETERHLHDADDAAFAAWHERWRQRQPRRGSELLAAMARANPWVIPRNHRVEEALAAAVESGDLGPFERLLDVLQRPFTTRIEDAAYTEPAPAEVTAAYRTFCGT, translated from the coding sequence ATGACTTCTCCCGCATTCTTCACTTTCGACAACAGCTATGCCCGCGATCTGGCAGGGTTCTACGTGCGCTGGCAGCCGACACCCGCCCCTCGGCCCGCCTTGATCTGCCTGAACCGTCCCCTGGCGGAAGAACTTGGGGCCGACCCGGCGGCGCTGGCCGGGCCGGATGGCCTGGCCGTGCTGGCCGGCAACACGGTGCCCTGCGGCGCCGAACCTCTGGCCCAGGCCTACGCCGGCCATCAGTTCGGCGGTTTCTCGCCGCAACTGGGCGACGGCCGCGCCCTGCTGCTGGGCGAAGTGATCGACCGCCATGGCCGGCGCCGCGACATCGCCTTCAAGGGCTCGGGCCGCACCCCCTTTTCCCGCAACGGCGACGGCATGTGCGCCCTGGGCCCGGCGCTGCGCGAATACCTGATCGGCGAGGCCATGTCCGCGCTGGGCATTCCCACCACCCGCGCCCTGGCCGTGGTGGCCAGCGGCGGCGTGGTGCGCCGGGAGCGGCCGCTGCCCGGCGCCGTGCTGACTCGCGTGGCCGCGAGCCACGTGCGCGTCGGCACCTTCGAATACTTCGCCGCCCACCATGGTCCGGAGGCCGTGAAGCGCCTGGCCGACTACGTCATCGCCCGCCATTACCCGGAACTCGCCGGACATCCCGCGCCCTACCTGGCCCTGCTCGAAGGCGCCGTGGAGCGGCAGGCCCATCTGGTGGCGCGCTGGCTCGGTGTCGGTTTCATCCATGGCGTGATGAACACCGACAACATGACCCTCTCCGGCGAGACCATCGACTACGGTCCCTGCGCCTTCATGGAGGCCTACGATCCCGCCGCCGTCTTCAGTTCCATCGACCACCACGGTCGCTACGCCTATGGCAACCAGCCCGCGATCGCCCAATGGAACCTGGCGCGGCTGGCCGAAACCCTGTTGCCGCTGATCGACGCCGACAGCGACCGCGCCGTCGAACAGGCGTCGGCCGCGGTGAGCGCCTTCAGCGAACGCTTCGAGGCGCATCATCTGAAAATCATGCGCGCCAAGCTGGGTCTGGACGACACGGGTCGGCCCGAGGACGACCGTGCCCTGGCCGAGGATTTCCTCGCCCTGCTGCACGCCCGGCAGCGGGATTTCACCAATGCCTTTCGTGCGCTTCACGACCTTGCCGTCGGCGTCGCCGAGACGGAGCGCCACCTCCACGACGCCGACGATGCGGCATTCGCTGCATGGCACGAACGCTGGCGGCAGCGCCAACCCCGGCGCGGCTCCGAGCTATTGGCGGCCATGGCCCGGGCCAATCCCTGGGTGATTCCCCGTAATCATCGGGTGGAAGAGGCGCTTGCCGCCGCCGTGGAATCCGGCGACCTGGGCCCCTTCGAACGCCTGCTGGACGTGTTGCAACGACCCTTCACGACCCGGATCGAGGATGCCGCCTATACCGAGCCGGCCCCCGCCGAAGTGACGGCCGCCTATCGCACCTTCTGCGGCACGTGA
- a CDS encoding IS481 family transposase yields MSEVHAQARTTPRTRTEIKQSSASLAELAERYNISVATARKWKRRDSPEDLSHRPHKLCTTLTPAQEAIVVALRRLTLLPLDDLVAVVREFINPEVSRSGLDRCLRRHGVANLRQQQAEALADAGEIQPSVKTFKDYEPGFLHMDIKYLPQMPDEKERRYLFVAIDRATRWVFMHIYADQSERSSVDFLNRLERAAPMKIVKLLTDNGSQFTDRFTSKKREPTGRHVFDVRCAALNIEHRLCPPRHPQTNGMVERFNGRISEVVSQTRFASAAELETTLARYVKTYNQQIPQRALNHRSPIQALKEWQQKKPELFKKRVYNQAGLDI; encoded by the coding sequence ATGAGTGAAGTCCACGCCCAAGCCCGAACGACCCCTCGAACGCGAACAGAGATCAAGCAGTCATCCGCATCGCTGGCTGAGTTGGCAGAACGCTACAACATCAGCGTAGCGACCGCGCGTAAGTGGAAGCGGCGCGATAGTCCGGAGGATTTATCGCACCGCCCGCACAAGCTCTGTACCACGCTGACGCCTGCGCAAGAGGCGATTGTCGTGGCGTTACGGCGCCTGACGCTGCTGCCGTTAGATGACCTGGTGGCTGTGGTGCGCGAATTCATCAATCCGGAAGTCTCGCGCTCGGGACTGGATCGCTGCTTGCGCCGCCATGGCGTGGCCAACCTGCGCCAACAACAAGCCGAGGCACTGGCCGATGCAGGCGAAATCCAGCCCTCTGTCAAAACCTTCAAGGATTACGAGCCAGGCTTCCTGCACATGGATATCAAGTACTTACCGCAGATGCCCGACGAAAAAGAGCGGCGCTACCTGTTTGTGGCTATCGATCGCGCCACACGCTGGGTGTTCATGCATATCTATGCCGATCAAAGCGAGCGTAGCAGCGTGGATTTTTTGAACCGCCTGGAACGCGCCGCACCGATGAAGATCGTCAAACTGCTCACGGACAACGGCAGCCAGTTTACCGACCGCTTCACAAGCAAAAAGCGTGAGCCCACAGGACGCCACGTCTTTGATGTACGCTGCGCGGCGCTGAACATCGAGCACCGCCTGTGCCCGCCACGCCACCCGCAGACCAACGGGATGGTCGAGCGTTTCAATGGCCGAATCAGTGAGGTGGTGAGCCAGACCCGATTTGCTTCAGCCGCTGAGTTGGAGACGACGCTTGCGCGCTATGTAAAAACCTACAACCAGCAGATTCCGCAGCGCGCACTCAACCATCGTTCTCCCATTCAGGCGCTCAAGGAATGGCAGCAGAAAAAACCAGAATTGTTCAAAAAACGTGTTTATAACCAGGCGGGACTAGACATCTAG
- a CDS encoding MaoC/PaaZ C-terminal domain-containing protein, which translates to MVYFEDIAQDGSWLSQEMFELTAEDIKAFARQWDPFPIHLDEAAAAKTPAGRLSAAGAQLLSIAIRLSHTAPMPKFAVIAAGGWDQVRFHRPGLLGDRLRVRLTLGERRRSSKRPDRGVLGLDVELFNQRGETVVSFINQLVVQARSDGA; encoded by the coding sequence ATGGTGTATTTCGAAGACATCGCCCAAGACGGAAGTTGGCTGTCGCAGGAGATGTTCGAGCTGACGGCGGAGGACATCAAGGCGTTCGCCCGGCAATGGGATCCGTTCCCCATCCATCTGGACGAGGCCGCGGCGGCCAAGACGCCCGCCGGCAGGCTGTCGGCCGCCGGCGCGCAGTTGTTGAGCATTGCCATCCGGCTCAGCCACACGGCGCCGATGCCGAAATTCGCGGTCATCGCGGCGGGCGGGTGGGATCAGGTGCGCTTTCATCGCCCGGGCCTGCTCGGCGATCGGCTGCGGGTGCGATTGACGCTGGGAGAACGGCGGCGCTCCAGCAAACGCCCGGACCGTGGCGTACTGGGGCTGGACGTGGAACTCTTCAACCAGCGGGGTGAAACCGTGGTGAGCTTCATCAACCAGCTGGTGGTACAAGCGCGCAGCGACGGCGCTTGA
- a CDS encoding efflux RND transporter periplasmic adaptor subunit — MRPWLIPLLCVLLAACGKSVPAPEVARAVETVVVGGGAAASRRDYAGEVRARHEAVLSFRVGGKLLARLVDAGAQVRAGQPLARLDEADAAQQLAQAEAQRDLAAADLKRFRELRERNFVSPAALEAKEVAFRLAQAQATLARNQHAYATLKADSAGVVAAVLAEPGQVLAPGQPVLRLAPQGEREVAFQIPESERTRLHPGDAVQVTLWAVPGRVYRGRIREIAGTADAATRSYDARATLLDGDGAVGLGMTATVSLDQPQDGGLRLPHTAIFQQEPGKSGVAVWVVAADGAVSLRPVQVLRWSDDAAWVGAGLTAGERVVAAGVYKIHAGEKLRYADRRF; from the coding sequence ATGCGGCCCTGGCTGATCCCCCTGTTGTGCGTCCTGCTCGCGGCCTGCGGCAAGTCGGTGCCGGCGCCGGAAGTGGCGCGCGCGGTGGAAACCGTGGTGGTCGGTGGCGGCGCGGCGGCGAGCCGGCGCGATTACGCCGGCGAGGTGCGGGCACGCCATGAGGCCGTGTTGTCTTTCCGTGTCGGCGGCAAGCTGCTGGCCCGCCTGGTGGATGCCGGCGCCCAGGTCCGCGCCGGCCAGCCGCTGGCTCGCCTGGACGAGGCCGACGCGGCGCAGCAGCTGGCCCAGGCCGAGGCCCAGCGCGATCTGGCGGCGGCCGATTTGAAGCGTTTCCGCGAGCTGCGGGAACGCAATTTCGTCAGTCCCGCCGCGCTGGAGGCGAAGGAAGTCGCCTTCCGCCTGGCGCAGGCGCAGGCGACCCTGGCGCGCAACCAGCACGCCTACGCCACCCTGAAGGCCGACAGCGCCGGCGTGGTCGCGGCGGTGCTGGCGGAACCCGGCCAGGTACTGGCGCCCGGCCAGCCGGTATTGCGCCTGGCGCCGCAGGGCGAGCGCGAAGTCGCCTTCCAGATCCCGGAGTCCGAGCGGACCCGCCTGCATCCCGGCGATGCCGTCCAGGTGACGCTCTGGGCCGTGCCCGGCCGCGTCTATCGGGGCCGGATCCGCGAGATCGCCGGCACGGCGGACGCCGCCACGCGCAGCTACGACGCCCGGGCGACCCTGCTCGACGGCGATGGCGCCGTGGGTCTGGGCATGACGGCGACGGTGAGCCTGGACCAGCCACAGGATGGCGGGCTGCGCCTGCCGCATACGGCGATCTTCCAGCAGGAACCCGGCAAGAGCGGCGTGGCGGTGTGGGTCGTCGCGGCCGACGGCGCCGTGAGTCTGCGTCCGGTCCAGGTGCTGCGCTGGAGCGACGATGCGGCCTGGGTCGGTGCCGGCCTGACGGCGGGTGAGCGGGTGGTGGCGGCAGGCGTGTACAAGATTCACGCCGGGGAGAAGCTGCGCTACGCCGATAGAAGATTCTGA
- a CDS encoding ABC-F family ATPase, with product MLVASNITMQFGAKPLFDNVSVKFGEGNRYGLIGANGAGKSTFMKILAGVLEPSAGNVSIDPGERMAFLRQDQFGYEDMRVLDVVMMGHAEMWAVMQEKDAIYANPEASEEDYMHAAELEGKFAEYDGYTAESRAGELLLGVGIPTEQHNGPMREVAPGWKLRVLLCQALFANPEILLLDEPTNNLDINTIRWLEDVLNQRESTMIIISHDRHFLNQVCTHMADLDYGTIKVYGGNYDDFMEASTQARERQQAANARAKERVADLQDFVRRFSANKSKARQATSRLKLIEKIKPEDVKPSSRQYPWIRFEYDDKDKLHRLAVELDNVSFGYDPKQPVIKGFSTAIEAGDKVAIIGENGVGKTTLLRLLAGEALGGLAPDFGSIKWAEKAKPGYFAQDHADDFASGESLTDWIVQWVREGGYDGNDVETLIRGTLGRLLFSGDEVRKSVKVISGGEQGRMLFGKLMLLRRNVLLLDEPTNHLDMESIESLNTALDKFPGTLIFVSHDREFVSSLATRIIDIRQDRSIVDYRGTYEEYLASQGIE from the coding sequence ATGCTGGTCGCGTCAAATATTACCATGCAGTTCGGGGCCAAGCCCCTGTTCGACAATGTCTCCGTCAAGTTCGGCGAAGGCAACCGCTACGGCCTGATCGGCGCCAACGGCGCGGGCAAATCCACCTTCATGAAGATCCTCGCCGGCGTGCTGGAACCCTCGGCGGGCAACGTCTCGATCGATCCGGGCGAGCGCATGGCCTTCCTGCGCCAGGACCAGTTCGGCTACGAGGACATGCGGGTGCTGGACGTGGTGATGATGGGCCACGCCGAGATGTGGGCGGTGATGCAGGAGAAGGATGCGATCTACGCCAACCCCGAGGCCAGCGAAGAGGACTACATGCACGCCGCCGAACTGGAGGGCAAGTTCGCCGAGTACGACGGCTACACCGCCGAATCGCGCGCCGGCGAGCTGCTGCTGGGCGTGGGCATCCCCACCGAGCAGCACAACGGCCCGATGCGCGAGGTGGCGCCGGGCTGGAAGCTGCGGGTGCTGCTGTGCCAGGCGCTGTTCGCCAACCCCGAGATCCTGCTGCTGGACGAGCCCACCAACAACCTCGACATCAACACCATCCGCTGGCTGGAGGATGTGCTGAATCAGCGCGAGTCCACCATGATCATCATCTCCCACGACCGCCACTTCCTGAACCAGGTGTGCACCCACATGGCCGACCTGGATTACGGCACGATCAAGGTCTACGGCGGCAACTACGACGACTTCATGGAAGCCAGCACCCAGGCCCGGGAACGCCAGCAGGCGGCCAACGCCCGGGCCAAGGAGCGGGTGGCCGATCTGCAGGATTTCGTGCGCCGCTTTTCCGCCAACAAGTCCAAGGCGCGCCAGGCCACCAGCCGCCTGAAGCTGATCGAGAAAATCAAACCCGAGGACGTGAAGCCCTCCAGCCGCCAGTACCCCTGGATCCGCTTCGAGTACGACGACAAGGACAAGCTCCACCGCCTGGCCGTGGAACTGGACAACGTCAGCTTCGGCTACGACCCCAAGCAGCCCGTGATCAAGGGTTTCTCCACCGCCATCGAGGCCGGCGACAAGGTCGCCATCATCGGCGAGAACGGCGTCGGCAAGACCACCCTGCTGCGCCTCCTGGCCGGCGAGGCGCTGGGGGGCCTCGCGCCCGACTTCGGCAGCATCAAATGGGCCGAGAAGGCCAAGCCCGGCTACTTCGCCCAGGACCACGCCGACGACTTCGCCAGCGGCGAGAGCCTCACCGACTGGATCGTGCAATGGGTGCGCGAAGGCGGCTACGACGGCAACGACGTCGAGACCCTGATCCGCGGCACCCTCGGCCGGCTGCTGTTCTCCGGCGACGAGGTGAGGAAGTCGGTGAAGGTGATCTCCGGCGGCGAGCAGGGCCGCATGCTGTTCGGCAAGCTGATGCTCCTGCGCCGCAACGTGCTGTTGCTGGACGAGCCCACCAACCACCTGGACATGGAATCCATCGAGTCGTTGAACACGGCCCTGGACAAGTTCCCCGGCACCCTGATCTTCGTTTCCCACGACCGGGAATTCGTCTCCTCGCTCGCCACCCGCATCATCGACATCCGGCAGGATCGCAGCATCGTCGATTACCGCGGCACCTACGAGGAGTATCTGGCCAGCCAGGGCATCGAGTGA
- a CDS encoding ATP-binding cassette domain-containing protein produces the protein MIQLRNLGFGRGGELLVEGASLQVHPGWRVGLTGANGCGKSSFLALLRGQLHADRGDLEMPRSWVVGHVAQDTPALPDAALDFVIGGDEEYAAIAAELAAMDAAHHADGERIATLHGRLQEIDGYGARARAAALLHGLGFADADLARPVAEFSGGWRVRLNLARALMCRSDLLLLDEPTNHLDLDAVLWLEDWLRRYPGTLILISHDRDFLDAVVERVLHVEQRRMTLYAGNYSAFERTRAERLAGQQASFDKQQRQIAHLHSYIDRFRAKATKARQAQSRLKALDRMELIAAAHVDAPFSFGFLEPAGMSDPLLQLEAADIGYAAAPLLRRITLGLRPGMRLGLLGRNGAGKSTLVKCLAGLLPPLAGKRLEGRHLAIGYFAQHQLEQLRPDESPLQHLLRLEPQSREQDLRDYLGGFDFRGDMATEPCGRFSGGEKTRLALALLIRQRPNLLLLDEPTNHLDLEMREALTLALQETEAAVVLVSHDRHLLRTTCDELWRVHDGVAEPFDGDLDDYARWLEKLRNEAVTTAMAGTDSADRTARKEARMESAAQRQALLAQRRPLAKEAEKLEKQLAGWQGEKTLLDARLADPGLYSGPDRTLMESLLKRQAELAAGIEAAELRWLEVQASLETLPAVD, from the coding sequence GTGATCCAGCTGCGCAATCTCGGCTTCGGCCGCGGCGGCGAGCTCCTGGTCGAAGGCGCCTCGCTGCAGGTCCATCCGGGCTGGCGCGTCGGCCTCACCGGCGCCAACGGCTGCGGCAAATCCTCCTTCCTCGCCCTGCTGCGGGGCCAGCTCCACGCCGACCGGGGCGACCTGGAAATGCCGCGGTCCTGGGTGGTGGGGCACGTGGCCCAGGACACACCCGCGCTGCCAGATGCCGCGCTGGACTTCGTGATCGGCGGCGACGAGGAATACGCCGCCATCGCCGCCGAGCTGGCGGCGATGGATGCCGCCCACCATGCCGACGGCGAGCGCATCGCCACCCTCCACGGCCGCCTGCAGGAAATCGACGGCTACGGCGCCCGCGCCCGCGCCGCGGCCCTGCTCCATGGCCTGGGCTTCGCCGACGCCGATCTCGCCCGCCCGGTGGCGGAATTCTCCGGCGGCTGGCGGGTGCGCCTGAACCTGGCGCGGGCGCTGATGTGCCGTTCCGACCTGTTGCTGCTGGACGAGCCCACCAACCACCTCGATCTCGACGCCGTGCTCTGGCTGGAGGACTGGCTGCGCCGCTATCCCGGCACCCTGATCCTGATCTCGCACGACCGCGACTTCCTCGACGCGGTGGTGGAGCGGGTGCTGCACGTGGAGCAGCGGCGCATGACGCTCTACGCCGGCAACTACTCCGCCTTCGAGCGCACCCGCGCCGAGCGCCTGGCGGGGCAGCAGGCCAGCTTCGACAAGCAGCAGCGCCAGATCGCCCACCTGCACAGCTACATCGACCGCTTCCGCGCCAAGGCCACCAAGGCGCGCCAGGCGCAGAGCCGCCTGAAGGCGCTGGACCGGATGGAGCTGATCGCCGCCGCCCACGTCGATGCCCCCTTCAGCTTCGGCTTCCTGGAGCCGGCCGGCATGTCCGATCCGCTGCTGCAACTGGAAGCCGCCGACATCGGCTACGCCGCCGCGCCGCTCTTGCGGCGGATCACCCTCGGGCTGCGTCCCGGCATGCGCCTGGGCCTCCTGGGCCGCAACGGCGCCGGCAAATCCACCCTGGTCAAATGCCTCGCCGGCCTCTTGCCGCCCCTGGCCGGCAAACGCCTCGAAGGCCGCCACCTGGCCATCGGCTACTTCGCCCAGCACCAGCTGGAGCAACTGCGCCCCGACGAATCGCCGCTGCAACATCTGCTGCGCCTGGAACCGCAAAGCCGCGAGCAGGACCTGCGCGACTATCTGGGCGGCTTCGATTTCCGCGGCGACATGGCCACCGAGCCCTGCGGCCGCTTCTCCGGCGGCGAAAAAACGCGGCTCGCCCTGGCGCTCCTGATCCGCCAGCGGCCCAACCTGCTGCTGCTGGACGAACCCACCAACCACCTCGATCTGGAAATGCGCGAGGCCCTGACCCTGGCGCTGCAGGAGACCGAGGCCGCCGTGGTGCTGGTCTCCCACGACCGCCATCTGCTGCGCACCACCTGCGACGAGCTGTGGCGGGTGCACGACGGCGTGGCCGAGCCCTTCGACGGCGACCTCGACGACTACGCCCGCTGGCTGGAGAAGCTGCGCAATGAAGCCGTCACGACCGCCATGGCCGGCACCGACAGCGCGGACAGGACCGCCCGCAAGGAAGCGCGGATGGAGAGCGCCGCCCAACGCCAGGCCCTGCTCGCACAACGCCGCCCCCTGGCGAAGGAGGCGGAGAAACTGGAAAAGCAGCTGGCCGGCTGGCAAGGCGAAAAAACCCTGCTCGACGCGCGCCTGGCCGACCCCGGCCTCTACAGCGGTCCCGACCGCACCCTGATGGAATCCCTGCTCAAGCGCCAGGCGGAGCTCGCCGCCGGCATCGAGGCGGCCGAACTGCGCTGGCTGGAAGTGCAGGCTTCACTGGAAACCCTGCCGGCGGTGGATTGA
- a CDS encoding TetR/AcrR family transcriptional regulator, translating into MVTRPTPSPRPRQRRKEARPGELAAAALTLFVEKGYAATRLDDVAARAGVSKGTLYLYFDNKEALFKAVIQEDVLRGMENVEQMLAQHQESARESLARLLRAWWQDSSQHASVGILKLMVAEAGNFPEVARYYHDKVTARARELLRGIVARGIASGEFRPVDLESTTDVLIAPLLMLSIWQYSLGSLSALEQDRESYLSAFLSLLFDGGLLAPPR; encoded by the coding sequence ATGGTTACCCGACCCACCCCATCGCCCCGTCCCCGTCAACGCCGCAAGGAAGCGCGGCCGGGCGAACTGGCCGCCGCCGCCCTGACCCTGTTCGTGGAAAAGGGCTACGCCGCCACCCGCCTGGACGACGTGGCGGCGCGCGCCGGCGTTTCCAAGGGAACCCTGTACCTCTACTTCGACAACAAGGAAGCCCTTTTCAAGGCCGTGATCCAGGAGGATGTGCTGCGGGGCATGGAAAACGTCGAGCAGATGCTGGCCCAGCACCAGGAGTCGGCCCGGGAATCCCTGGCGCGCTTGCTCAGGGCGTGGTGGCAGGATTCCTCCCAGCATGCTTCCGTCGGCATCCTCAAGCTCATGGTGGCCGAGGCCGGCAATTTCCCCGAGGTGGCCCGCTACTACCACGACAAGGTCACGGCCCGGGCGCGGGAGCTCCTGCGCGGCATCGTGGCCCGGGGCATCGCCTCCGGCGAATTCCGCCCGGTGGACCTGGAAAGCACCACCGACGTGCTGATCGCGCCCCTGCTCATGCTCTCCATCTGGCAGTATTCCCTGGGCAGCCTCAGCGCCCTGGAGCAGGACAGGGAAAGCTATCTGAGCGCTTTCCTCTCCCTCCTGTTCGACGGCGGCCTGCTGGCCCCGCCGCGCTGA
- a CDS encoding class I SAM-dependent methyltransferase: MPPVLDIDRRGQVFTPPAIVLRMLGLIRNRGRVLEPSCGDGAFSSRLPGCVAIEQDARQAPSQALVADFFAYPAAERFDTIIGNPPYVKARDILAETRGRLDSPLLDGHANLYLHFIEKCVRHLNPGGELIFITPRDFLKATGAARLNAWLFEQGTITDFEELGDARVFAGATPNCAIWRFEKGDAAHRTRDGRRMVLAQGQLLFTRGSYGVPLSGVFSVKVGAVSGADRIFAHDTLGNADFVCSHTARTGRTRRMIYDQSLSYLEPFKETLLARRVRKFDESNWWQWGRRHPASAAPRIYVNHKTRNAAPFFTHPSPHFDGAVLGLFPHRAEADVAHLARLLNQVDWAELGFVCDGRFLFTQRSLENAPLPPRFAAFVADHLAADNPL, encoded by the coding sequence ATGCCCCCTGTTCTGGATATCGACCGCCGCGGCCAGGTGTTCACGCCGCCGGCCATCGTCCTGCGCATGCTCGGCCTGATCCGAAACCGGGGCCGGGTGCTGGAGCCGTCCTGCGGCGACGGCGCCTTCTCGTCGCGGCTGCCCGGCTGCGTGGCGATCGAGCAGGACGCCCGGCAGGCGCCGTCCCAGGCGCTGGTGGCGGACTTCTTCGCCTACCCGGCGGCGGAGCGCTTCGACACCATCATCGGCAATCCGCCCTACGTGAAGGCGCGCGACATCCTGGCGGAAACCCGCGGTCGCCTGGACTCGCCGCTTTTGGACGGCCACGCCAACCTGTATCTGCATTTCATCGAGAAATGCGTGCGCCACCTGAACCCCGGCGGCGAACTGATCTTCATCACGCCGCGCGACTTTCTCAAGGCCACCGGCGCGGCGCGGCTCAACGCCTGGCTGTTCGAGCAGGGCACGATCACCGACTTCGAGGAACTGGGCGATGCCCGCGTCTTCGCCGGCGCGACGCCGAACTGCGCGATCTGGCGCTTCGAGAAGGGCGACGCCGCGCACCGCACCCGCGACGGCCGCCGCATGGTGCTGGCCCAGGGCCAGCTGCTGTTCACCCGCGGCAGTTACGGCGTGCCGCTGTCCGGCGTGTTCAGCGTCAAGGTGGGGGCGGTCTCCGGCGCCGACCGGATCTTCGCCCACGACACCCTGGGCAACGCGGACTTCGTCTGTTCCCACACCGCCCGCACCGGACGCACCCGGCGCATGATCTACGACCAGTCCCTGTCCTACCTGGAGCCCTTCAAGGAAACCCTGCTGGCGCGGCGTGTGCGCAAGTTCGACGAAAGCAACTGGTGGCAGTGGGGGCGGCGCCACCCGGCCTCGGCCGCGCCGCGGATCTACGTCAATCACAAGACCCGCAACGCGGCGCCCTTTTTCACCCACCCCAGTCCCCATTTCGACGGCGCCGTGCTGGGCCTCTTCCCGCATCGCGCCGAGGCGGACGTCGCGCATCTGGCGCGGCTCCTGAACCAGGTGGATTGGGCGGAACTGGGCTTCGTCTGCGACGGCCGCTTCCTGTTCACCCAGCGCAGCCTGGAAAACGCGCCCCTGCCGCCGCGCTTCGCGGCATTCGTCGCGGACCATCTCGCAGCAGACAACCCTTTGTAA
- a CDS encoding lipocalin-like domain-containing protein, translating into MNTSPSSSAHDANAVLGTWNLVAFEVEAQATGERRPAFPSPSRGRLIVLPEGIMMALITLAPGPLPKTAADQAAAFNTMIAYSGRYRIEGDQFMTDVDLAWHAGWVGSLQLRTYRFVGERLELISAWAPNPAQPEQMGRGILLWERES; encoded by the coding sequence ATGAATACGTCCCCGTCTTCCTCCGCGCACGATGCCAACGCTGTCCTGGGTACCTGGAACCTCGTCGCCTTCGAGGTCGAAGCGCAGGCCACGGGCGAGCGCAGGCCGGCGTTCCCCAGCCCGAGCCGGGGCCGGCTGATCGTGCTGCCGGAGGGGATCATGATGGCCCTCATCACCCTGGCGCCTGGTCCGCTGCCCAAGACCGCCGCGGACCAGGCGGCGGCCTTCAACACGATGATCGCCTACTCGGGGCGCTATCGCATCGAGGGCGACCAGTTCATGACGGACGTCGATCTGGCCTGGCACGCCGGCTGGGTGGGCAGCCTGCAGTTGCGCACCTATCGCTTCGTCGGGGAACGACTGGAACTGATCTCGGCCTGGGCGCCCAACCCGGCGCAGCCGGAGCAGATGGGCCGGGGCATCCTCCTCTGGGAACGGGAGTCCTGA
- a CDS encoding 1-acyl-sn-glycerol-3-phosphate acyltransferase translates to MKSRLAVRILRAFGWRVVFPPPPPKAVVVLYPHTSNWDFIIGILTRAAIDLPAHWGGKDTLFRGPLGPLFRALGGIPVNRRERTGFVTQMAAAFDTQDRFYLVLAPEGTRSLTPGWKSGFYRIALEAGVPLALAFIDYARREAGIAEYLTLSGDEAADMAHIAASLQGRRGRRPELASPVRLL, encoded by the coding sequence ATGAAGTCCCGGCTCGCCGTCCGGATCCTCCGCGCATTCGGCTGGCGCGTCGTCTTCCCGCCGCCGCCGCCCAAGGCGGTGGTGGTGCTCTACCCCCACACCTCCAACTGGGATTTCATCATCGGCATCCTGACCCGTGCCGCCATCGATCTGCCCGCCCACTGGGGCGGCAAGGACACCCTGTTTCGCGGCCCCCTGGGGCCCCTCTTCCGCGCCCTGGGCGGCATCCCGGTGAACCGGCGCGAACGCACCGGCTTCGTCACGCAGATGGCCGCGGCCTTCGACACCCAGGACCGCTTCTATCTGGTGCTGGCCCCCGAAGGCACCCGCAGCCTCACGCCGGGCTGGAAGAGCGGCTTCTACCGCATCGCCCTCGAAGCCGGCGTCCCCCTGGCCCTGGCCTTCATCGACTACGCCCGGCGGGAAGCGGGCATCGCCGAGTACCTCACCCTCAGCGGCGACGAGGCCGCCGACATGGCCCACATCGCCGCCAGCCTGCAGGGCCGGCGCGGCCGGCGTCCGGAACTGGCTTCGCCGGTGAGGCTGCTGTGA